The DNA sequence TACGCGTTGACTAGACAGACATTCCTCGTGATTTACAGTAACAACGTTCCAGAGTCTTGGTTGTGTTTCTGAGTTGATTAAATCTGCCGAAAATAGCTGACAAAGTAATACGTTGCTATATTACGTAATTGGGTTAATATCCTGAACATGTACATGTTGAACATATCCATTTATACATTCGGCTTAgctaccccaccccctcccgGGACTCTTCAGTCTAAAcctttaaatgtttaaaaacaaagGGAACATGGAGGGGTTATGTGTGGTTCCTGGTGTCTAGAATGTATTCTAGAAAATACTTAAAATAAATTATTTCctcttggatttagaaaatcGAAACTTGATAGCTGGTAATACTGAAAAGTGCATATGCTATAACGAAATGTGTTGACAGACCCAAAAGGCTTATCACGACAGCAGTACTTGAATGGACTTCAATATTCCTGTGCTCTGTGCACAGAGTTTGTAAATCCCACATGATGCTAGAGTGAGGAGACGTGTATATTGAAAGAGCGAATCTGTGAAATTCACCCGTTGGTGCTATGGCATTATACGTCAGACCAATGCCAAATAGCTGATGGATTACGGCAAAATATGAAGTAAACATCTTGCAAACAAAAGGGACAAAATCAACATtaattttaattgtaaataccgTTGTCACTATATATCTTGCTACCAGTGCCATTGAGTGGAAAACGTGCAGGAGCTGACGGTGCGTGTACTTCAGACACCCTGACGGCGTATCTGTAGACAGTTTCAATGGCTCCTGTGGTATCAGAATCAGCGCGTTGTTTCTTGTCGATTAGTTGCCACACTCCTTCTTTCTCCAACCACGACATGAGCGGTTCCAGGCGGTTGTTGTACTCGGGCACTGCCGTCAGGTTGTAGTCAAATATAGCAAAGCAGACCAGTCCACCTGCAACAACGGGACATACATCTAGCACACACACATGACTCTAAGTACTTTTCACATCGGCCCATGTCACAGACAGCTGTTCACCAATGTAGTCTACTAATTCCGACGATAGCCGACGCAAATTACTGTATTTTTACAGACATGTCCATATTGGTTTCAAGTcacttataattgtgtttagcTAGTATATTCACGGTAACTTTCAGCGTTCCATAGCTGAAGTATTTAGCAGAAGAAATCTTTCGAATGTGTTCAACACGGATGTAAGAAACGTGAGTAGGGACACTTCAGAGATAGAACTAATCATCAATGTGTTTAACAAGGATGAAGCGACAGATTTTGTTTGACCATTGCTGCGAGAGTGTatgttctgtaatttgtattgttattgattaagtgatagttaatATTGGGACAAAATGTataaagttttgagtgatagttattatgggtcacatttcgtatcacggtAATAGTGATTTAACGGCACGCCTTTAAGGTatcgctttagagttgcctccctttggtgtgttttgacttGGTAAACACGAGCCTGATCGCAATcactggaatgctcaagaatcagcgactgtgtatatataaggctggttgttgcGTTGacaggacacacacacacagacttcggcctatctacatctgtctgcctcttcctCAAgcttgacctacattcaagataGCTCcccgtgaaagatttagtagaaccgtttctcactgaaaatcaagactttggtgagttgatataaCATTTGTTACCCATTAGTTTAGAtctgactcagttgcattgtactcgaaacctctattgtgaatctttgtattgtgCTCTTTGATCAatacattttattgaatattttagactggTCTTTGTTAAATTTTGCTTGTTCTGCGGGAATTTCTTATACCTTTGGTGAAGACAAATTTTAAACCGTAACACATTCTAACGTGGTAAATGAAATATGGAAACCAGCTAACAAGGACTTATTTTGCTGAAAATTTGGAATACACAGCCGGGACTCGTACAGAATTCATTTCGATTGAAtccaaaattattaaaatcgGTTCACTATTTACAAAGTAACTTTGCTTCAAACCGGGAGCAGGCATTTTTTCATTTGTATACCAAACAAAATCATGCCTCTTGGAGAAGAAATACTAAGTATTTCAAGTGAAAACACGCAATTGACGAAAAGACATAACCTGCTCGTAATCACTAGATATTTCGCTTTCGTATTTCAACCTCTCAAATGAAATAAGTTACTGACATTAACCACCACACACGACGGTATCAAGTGATCTTAAACGCCATGATTTTCCTTCACCTGCTATCTCCAACAACGTGCTGCTCTCTGACTGACTAAAAATATAAcatctgtgaatattttgttaatgttggtTTCAACCAAAACAATAATTTATTCATTCTGTATGAATTCCGAGTGTGTATACCATAATTACCCAGCCAGAATTAGCCCAGAAATGAGTGAGGGTGTTCGTCAACTTTGTGAGCGTTACACCACATTATGTGCCTATATGTAGATGGCTATCAGTCTAGAAGTATTGGATCTCATTATTtacagcaatacaagccccacGTGAACCAGGCATCCGATCTCACCTGGCTTCACTACACGCACCATCTCCAGCAAGGCTGCACAGGGTAGGAGGCTCATGTTGAAACACCCTGCGGCCACTACACAGTCGTAGGCGTCTGGGGAAAGAAGGGTACCAGAGAATGTTTTTGGTTCCAATACATCAGAGATGATCCTTGAAATCCTCAGGATATCCATTGATCGTGATTTGTGAATGTTCATTGGCATCGGAGACAGAATACATTGCCCCAGACTGCAGATACTTCCTTCTGTTGCCTTTCCATTCTAAATCCTCATGGCCGTCTTTGAGCAAATCCAGCCTGCATGACATCCTGAATACATGTGTAGTACATTATCATAAACATATCAACCTCCAGCTCCTTTGGACATAGTGTAAT is a window from the Haliotis asinina isolate JCU_RB_2024 chromosome 9, JCU_Hal_asi_v2, whole genome shotgun sequence genome containing:
- the LOC137297071 gene encoding uncharacterized protein isoform X1 yields the protein MRHQAMKKKVYKTYYLEFMDGHHIDDIESDAYDCVVAAGCFNMSLLPCAALLEMVRVVKPGGLVCFAIFDYNLTAVPEYNNRLEPLMSWLEKEGVWQLIDKKQRADSDTTGAIETVYRYAVRVSEVHAPSAPARFPLNGTGSKIYSDNGIYN
- the LOC137297071 gene encoding uncharacterized protein isoform X2 — translated: MPMNIHKSRSMDILRISRIISDVLEPKTFSGTLLSPDAYDCVVAAGCFNMSLLPCAALLEMVRVVKPGGLVCFAIFDYNLTAVPEYNNRLEPLMSWLEKEGVWQLIDKKQRADSDTTGAIETVYRYAVRVSEVHAPSAPARFPLNGTGSKIYSDNGIYN